Proteins from a genomic interval of Buchnera aphidicola (Brachycaudus cardui):
- the bioA gene encoding adenosylmethionine--8-amino-7-oxononanoate transaminase, with translation MSQSDTIFDYKHIWHPYSPMINPIPSYSVISAKGVYLKLKNKKNIIDGMSSWWSAIHGYNHPFLNRALKKQIKKMSHVMFGGITHPPAIALCRQLIALTPKKLECIFLSDSGSVAIEVAIKMLIQYWQSLGQKRKQFLTIRNGYHGDTFAAMSVSDPKNSFHKIYNNLLPNNLFADAPVSSFHKKWQKNDLISFKKIIEENSLKIAGVILEPIVQGVGGMNFYHPTYLKKIKTLCNDHHIPLIFDEIATGFGRTGRLFAFEHADVTPDILCLGKSITGGTITLAATLTSRHIANTISMSEVGCFMHGPTYMANPLACAVANANIKILKTNQWKTQVDKIEKQLSQNLLPLINHPYVIDVRILGAIGVVECSHLVNMFLIQKFFVDNGVWIRPFKKLIYIVPPYIINPDQLNKLTNVIIEALDNKSLFILNS, from the coding sequence ATGAGTCAATCTGATACAATTTTTGATTATAAACATATTTGGCATCCTTATTCACCGATGATTAATCCGATTCCTTCTTATTCTGTTATATCTGCTAAAGGGGTTTATTTAAAACTCAAAAATAAAAAAAATATAATAGATGGCATGTCTTCATGGTGGTCTGCAATACACGGTTATAACCATCCTTTTTTAAATCGAGCGTTAAAGAAGCAAATAAAAAAAATGTCTCATGTTATGTTTGGAGGAATTACACATCCTCCTGCTATCGCACTTTGTCGACAATTAATTGCATTAACACCAAAAAAATTAGAATGTATTTTCCTTTCTGATTCTGGATCAGTAGCTATCGAAGTAGCAATAAAAATGTTAATACAATATTGGCAATCATTAGGTCAAAAAAGAAAACAATTTTTAACTATTCGAAATGGATATCATGGTGATACTTTTGCTGCTATGTCAGTTTCTGATCCTAAAAATTCTTTTCATAAAATATATAACAATTTATTACCAAATAATTTATTTGCAGATGCACCAGTGTCTTCTTTTCATAAAAAATGGCAGAAAAACGATCTTATATCTTTCAAAAAAATAATAGAAGAAAACTCATTAAAAATAGCAGGAGTTATATTAGAACCTATAGTACAAGGTGTAGGAGGAATGAATTTTTATCATCCTACATATTTAAAAAAAATAAAAACTTTATGTAATGATCATCATATTCCACTTATTTTTGATGAAATTGCAACAGGTTTTGGTCGTACTGGAAGACTTTTTGCTTTCGAACATGCTGATGTTACACCAGATATATTATGTTTAGGAAAATCTATTACTGGTGGAACAATAACTTTAGCTGCCACTTTAACATCACGACATATTGCTAATACTATCAGTATGAGTGAAGTGGGTTGTTTTATGCATGGCCCAACTTATATGGCAAATCCTTTAGCATGTGCTGTTGCAAACGCGAATATAAAAATTTTAAAAACCAATCAATGGAAAACACAAGTAGATAAAATTGAAAAACAATTATCTCAAAATTTATTACCTTTAATTAATCATCCTTATGTTATTGATGTACGTATATTAGGCGCTATTGGTGTAGTGGAATGTTCTCATTTAGTAAATATGTTTTTAATTCAAAAATTTTTTGTTGACAATGGTGTATGGATTCGACCATTTAAAAAGTTAATCTATATTGTACCACCTTATATTATTAATCCTGATCAATTAAATAAGCTGACCAATGTTATAATTGAAGCTTTAGATAATAAGTCATTATTTATATTAAATAGTTAA